In Necator americanus strain Aroian chromosome IV, whole genome shotgun sequence, the following proteins share a genomic window:
- a CDS encoding hypothetical protein (NECATOR_CHRIV.G14869.T1), with protein sequence MALEPVLCNHRMVEAVEKLTVAKVVESKEKKIGKDRLPGVNDEIQGDDKKYKLKQVLGDGGYGVVFLSEDGEREVAVKTEKYSKSMLHIEVGVLKAANAAKAKHFCELIDYGSNKPDYVYVVMTLLYKDLHKLRSEMPGRRFGISTSLRLSMQAIKAIEELHKIGYLSRDIKPGNFAPGQKCNKQSKIIFLYDFGLARKYVDKNGNVIPPRKDIGWRGTTRYGSLTAHQRQDLGRRDDLESWFYMTVEMTRGTLPWRLVTDRAAVQAAKQAARVSGRVQFLFETPKQFDQILTIVDSYAFDSLPDYEKIYKILDEVREERSIRMTEHWDWEDETSCSYTTKSTITSYSERELKAKKD encoded by the exons ATGGCTTTAGAGCCAGTGTTGTGCAATCATAGAATGGTTGAAGCAGTTGAAAAGCTAACCGTTGCAAAAGTCGTTgaatcgaaggaaaaaaagattggaaaagATCGACTGCCAGGAGTAAACGACGAAATCCAAGGAGATGACAAGAAGTACAAGCTGAAGCAGGTACTTGGAGACGGCGGCTACGGTGTTGTGTTTCTTAGCGAAGACGGTGAGAG AGAAGTGGCAGTTAAGACagaaaaatacagtaaatcCATGTTGCACATAGAAGTTGGAGTATTAAAAGCAGCGAATGCagcaaaagcaaaacatttcTGCGAATTGATAGATTAC GGATCGAATAAGCCGGATTATGTCTACGTAGTGATGACACTTTTGTATAAGGACTTGCATAAGCTTAGGTCAGAGATGCCCGGCAGACGATTTGGAATAAGCACATCATTACGACTATCTATGCAAGCCATTAAG GCCATCGAGGAGCTACATAAAATCGGCTACTTATCGCGTGACATCAAACCCGGAAACTTTGCCCCTGGACAAAAGTGCAACAAACAGTCCAAGATCATATTCCTATACGATTTTGGCCTTGCTAGAAAATATGTAGATAAG AACGGAAATGTGATCCCTCCACGGAAAGATATAGGGTGGAGAGGTACGACCAGATATGGTAGTCTCACAGCGCATCAACGACAG GATCTCGGAAGACGTGATGATTTGGAAAGTTGGTTCTATATGACAGTAGAAATGACAAGAGGGACATTGCCGTGGAGACTTGTGACAG ATCGTGCAGCCGTACAAGCAGCGAAGCAGGCAGCTCGAGTTTCTGGCCGAGTGCAATTCCTTTTTGAAACACCTAAACAATTTGATCAGATTCTCACTATAGTGGACTCATACGCCTTCGATTCATTACCAGATTACGagaaaatctataaaataCTCGATGAG GTTCGTGAGGAGAGAAGTATTCGCATGACTGAACACTGGGACTGGGAGGACGAGACGTCATGCTCATACACAACAAAAAGTACAATAACAAGTTACTCAGAACGCGAATTAAAAGCCAAGAAAGATTGA
- a CDS encoding hypothetical protein (NECATOR_CHRIV.G14870.T1): MPLCLTFIDLKKAFDSVETEAVVEALDNQSVPTQYIKVLRGLYSNFTTGISPFYKNIIIDVKRGVRQGDTISPKIFTATLENAMRKLEWDDMGVKVDGRQLHHLRFADDIVLITPSISQAERMLIEFDETCGCVGFQLNLQKTMFMRNGWVSDSPFTLNGTNISECTSYVYLGRELNMMNDLTPELGRRRRAARGAYKSIADVVKKTRNTRLRAHLFNTTVLPALTYASETWAFRKQEENAVSVIERAIERVMLGVSRFTQMRDGIRSSLLRQRSKIRDAAAFAKESKIRWAGDVMRFNDNRWTRAMSDWVPRDIKRTTGRPPTRWSDFFTKSFKEKYDVLRVPRERRTTGLLWHATGTNGRTTGARSTSSKINGSQGDQGDP; this comes from the coding sequence atgccgctctgtctcaccttcatcgacttaaagaaggccttcgactcagttgagacggaagcggtcgtggaagccttggacaaccaaagcgtccctactcagtacataaaggtacttcgagggttgtacagtaacttcacgaccggaatttcgccattctacaagaacatcatcattgacgtgaagaggggggttcgacagggtgacacaatctcacccaaaatattcacagccaccctcgagaacgcaatgcgaaagttggaatgggacgacatgggagtgaaggttgatggtcggcagctacaccatttgcgctttgctgatgacatcgtactgataacacctagcatcagccaagcggaacgaatgctgatcgaattcgacgaaacatgtggatgcgtcggttttcagctgaatctacaaaagacgatgtttatgcggaacggatgggtctcggattccccattcacgctcaacggaacgaatatatccgaatgcaccagctacgtttatctgggtcgggaactgaacatgatgaacgacctgacccccgagctgggcaggaggagacgagcggctcggggagcgtacaagagcatcgcggatgtagtgaagaagaccaggaacacccggctccgtgctcacctctttaacaccaccgtacttcctgctttgacctatgcttcggaaacctgggcatttcgcaagcaggaagaaaacgcggtgagcgtcattgaacgcgcaattgagagagtgatgctaggagtatcccgtttcacgcaaatgagggacgggattcgaagttctctcctacgtcagcgatcgaagattagagacgccgccgcgtttgccaaggaaagtaaaataaggtgggccggagacgtgatgcgctttaacgacaaccgttggaccagagccatgagcgactgggttccccgcgatattaagcgcactacaggaagaccgccgacccgatggtcagatttcttcacgaagtcctttaaagaaaagtatgatgttcttcgtgtcccacgcgaaaggagaaccactgggctactctggcacgcgaccgggacaaatggaagaactactggcgcccgctcgaccagttcgaagatcaacgggagtcaaggtgatcaaggtgatccaTAA
- a CDS encoding hypothetical protein (NECATOR_CHRIV.G14873.T1), whose protein sequence is MNDPDIKVLQDEIKAMGDEIRSLKTEKADPALIKAKIAAMIEKKKLLGDGQTDQGKFVLKTAKGTRDYGPKSMAVRESVLKIVTDAFKRHGAETIDTPVFELKDVLMGKYGEEGGKLVYDLQDQGGELLSLRYDLTVPFARYLAMNKISNIKRYHIAKVYRRDQPVMTRGRYREFYQCDFDIAGQYDLMIPEAECLKIVDEVLSKLEIGEFYVKLNHRYILEGMFAACGAGSDHFKTVCSSIDKLDKQPWNEIEEELIKEKGLSGDNTEKLGNFVRLREFNPSMGNIELLDKLIGFEELAKNERFKKGIEELKILVNYCALFGVGSIRFDPSLARGLDYYTGAIYEAVVPKALEGVDLEANGEEQKGLPVGVGSVAAGGRYDELVGNFIGTTGPKGKEKRQDVPCVGVSFGIERLFAIMEAKMQMEQMQVRTTETEVFIASAQKNLLQERMKLCRQLWDEGFKVEMAYKANPKLLTQLQYCEDRFIPLVLIIGERELQEGVVKLRNVKTREEQGKMSMSKSSYTQYNRKNWEDADFPILCQTCLGSNPYLRMMKDKFGKECKICERPFTNFRWQPGKGARYKNTELCQTCAKVKNVCQTCMFDLEYGLPVQVRDAALQIADNIPRQGANRDFYLQNVERALANTDGTTPIGALANVGESSGTEMLKRLARTAPYYKRNAPHICSFYVKGECKRGEECPYRHEKPSDPDDPLSTQNIRDRYYGSNDPVAEKIMNRAKAMPALEPPADTTITTLYVGNLGPAGQITQKDLNDYFYQFGDIRSLRLLDAKSCAFIQFTTREACEMAAERSFNKLFLKGRRLVIRWGQPQAQKSAEERPINPVPSLPNPCPVPDDLTPSSSKRQRLDPLNIPLPPVPPTFAPTKLVVPPSRPTTSASLPTTGDETSNSNCTGGIYYPSQDPQRLGAKGDVIDD, encoded by the exons ATGAACGATCCCGACATAAAAGTTTTACAAGACGAGATCAAGGCGATGGGTGATGAAATTAGGTCTTTGAAGACGGAGAAGGCCGATCCTGCCTTG ATCAAGGCGAAAATTGCTGCTATGatagagaagaagaaacttcTTGGTGATGGTCAAACAGATCAAGGGAAATTTGTACTGAAAACCGCCAAAG GGACGCGAGACTATGGTCCTAAATCAATGGCTGTTAGAGAATCTGTGCTTAAAATCGTTAcggatgcctttaagcgacaTGGTGCAGAAACAATTGATACACCAGTTTTCGAGCTAAAGGAT GTTTTGATGGGAAAGTATGGTGAGGAAGGCGGTAAGCTCGTTTACGATTTACAAGATCAAGGAGGCGAACTATTGTCATTGCGATATGATCTAACG GTTCCGTTTGCTCGATACTTAGCTATGAATAAGATATCAAACATCAAGAGGTATCACATTGCGAAGGTTTATCGTAGAGATCAGCCGGTCATGACAAGAGGACGATACAGGGAGTTCTACCAGTGT gatttcgaTATCGCGGGACAGTATGATTTGATGATTCCCGAGGCAGAGTGTTTAAAAATAGTTGACGAAGTTCTTTCGAAACTCGAAATTGGCGAATTTTATGTCAAG TTGAACCATCGTTATATTCTCGAAGGAATGTTCGCCGCGTGTGGAGCAGGATCAGATCACTTCAAAACTGTTTGTTCATCCATAGACAAATTGGACAAGCAACCATGGAACGAG ATAGAAGAAGAGTTGATTAAAGAGAAAGGATTATCAGGGGATAATAcagaaaaactaggaaatttTGTCAGGTTAAGAG AATTCAATCCTTCTATGGGTAATATTGAGCTTTTGGATAAATTGATAGGGTTCGAAGAGCTTGCGAAAAATGAGCGTTTCAAGAAAGGTATTGAAGAACTGAAG ATTCTCGTGAATTATTGTGCACTTTTTGGTGTGGGATCCATAAGATTTGACCCTTCCCTAGCCAGAGGACTGGATTACTATACTGGTGCTATTTACGAAGCTGTTGTTCCGA AAGCTCTGGAAGGTGTTGATCTAGAAGCAAATGGCGAGGAGCAGAAAGGTTTGCCTGTGGGTGTTGGATCGGTTGCCGCAGGAGGAAG GTACGATGAACTGGTTGGTAACTTTATAGGAACCACAGGTCCtaagggaaaagaaaagcgGCAAGATGTGCCTTGTGTAGGAGTTTCCTTTGGAATAGAGCGATTGTTTGCTATAATGGAGGCGAAAATGCAG ATGGAGCAGATGCAAGTGCGCACTACTGAGACTGAAGTGTTCATTGCCTCTGCGCAGAAGAACCTTTTACAAGAGCGAATGAAGCTTTGTAGACAACTTTGGGATGAGGGGTTCAAG GTAGAAATGGCATATAAAGCTAATCCGAAGTTGCTAACTCAATTGCAGTACTGCGAAGATCGTTTCATTCCATTAGTACTGATAATTGGTGAGCGCGAATTACAGGAAGGTGTTGTTAAACTACGAAACGTAAAGACAAGAGAAGAACAG GGGAAGATGTCGATGTCAAAGTCGTCATACACGCAGTACAACAGGAAGAACTGGGAAGATGCtgattttcctattttatgtCAAACATGCCTCGGGAGTAATCCATACTTGAGAATG atgaaagACAAATTTGGCAAGGAATGCAAGATCTGCGAGCGTCCTTTCACTAACTTCCGTTGGCAGCCGGGAAAGGGAGCACGttataaaaatactgaattgTGTCAGACGTGTgctaaagtgaaaaatgtttgCCAAACATGCATGTTCGATTTGGAGTACG GACTTCCTGTACAAGTGCGTGACGCTGCTCTTCAAATTGCGGATAACATTCCTCGTCAAGGAGCGAACAGAGACTTCTACCTTCAGAATGTGGAACG TGCTCTTGCCAACACCGATGGAACAACACCTATCGGAGCACTGGCAAATGTTGGTGAATCGTCAGGGACCGAGATGTTGAAGCGGTTGGCCCGCACTGCTCCTTATTACAAAAGGAATGCTCCACATATTTGTTCATTCTATGTGAAAGGCGAATGTAAAAGAGGTGAAGAATGTCCATATCG GCACGAAAAGCCGTCAGATCCAGATGACCCGTTGTCTACACAAAACATCAGGGATAGATACTACGGAAGTAATGACCCAGTTGCTGAGAAGATTATGAACAGAGCGAAA GCTATGCCAGCATTGGAACCACCTGCTGACACCACCATCACGACACTTTACGTTGGAAATCTCGGACCTGCTGGACAAATTACGCAAAAAGACCTAAA CGACTATTTCTACCAATTTGGTGATATCCGCAGTCTGAGGTTGCTGGATGCGAAGTCCTGTGCCTTCATACAATTCACAACAAGAGAAGCTTGCGAAATGGCTGCGGAAAGATCGTTCAACAAACTGTTTTTGaag GGTCGCCGCCTTGTAATACGCTGGGGACAACCGCAGGCACAGAAATCTGCCGAAGAGCGTCCTATCAATCCGGTACCATCGCTTCCAAATC CTTGCCCTGTACCCGACGACTTGACTCCGTCCAGTTCAAAACGCCAAAGGCTGGATCCACTGAATATACCTCTGCCACCTGTCCCACCAACGTTTGCGCCAACAAAACTAGTGGTACCACCATCCCGTCCAACGACGA GTGCATCGTTGCCAACAACAGGAGATGAGACGAGCAACTCCAACTGCACTGGAGGTATTTACTATCCGAGCCAAGATCCTCAAAGACTCGGCGCCAAAGGAGATGTCATCGACGACTAA
- a CDS encoding hypothetical protein (NECATOR_CHRIV.G14872.T1), with protein sequence MAICTYNARTLASEAAIEDLMMQAKKISRGVRGVGVLVNTSMAKNIDSFEQRTTRIGRLRMRRCGPTPALTIFVAYAPTSSYDEEEVKAFYMDLEKFYREDHAFYKVIIGDFNAKVGPRRTPEELHIGTHGLQWNDQGEMLSEFIMTTKTIYGNSQFQKPSSLRWTWESPGGGYRNGIDQIIVNKRFCLTDVAVVPKFYTGSDHRLLRGRFSFTRRAEKAAKFRGRNPRTVINWDLFATLAGFWEDSAMDNIDEEYDRLVEHLHDCAKKAESSKTTKRRLYLETLELIRQRGAARAAGNQELTSVLARLCREAIKEDLKERRAEVLAEAAEARKSIRYARRDFTSRKTRMTALRNPNNHCIEKGDGENHLRLLLRSLRQPCSLASSPSEGRWTSHSRGSPVRNTTCYHVGKKSYGTRSRQNKTRTTEEPSASTHQHPGEALYTLPVGMQGS encoded by the exons atggcgatctgtacttataacgcacgtacgcttgcatcggaagcggccatcgaagatctgatgatgcaagctaaGAAGATCAG tagaggtgttcgtggagttggcgtcctcgtcaacacgagtatggcaaagaacatcgactcctTCGAACAAcgtacgacccgaatcggacgtctgcggatgagaagatgtggtccaacaccagctttgactatcttcgtcgcttacgctccaacatcaagctacgatgaagaagaagtcaaagctttctatatggacctggagaagttctaccgagaagatcatgccttctacaaggtcataattggcgatttcaacgccaaagttggcccaagaagaacgccggaggaacttcacatcgggacacacggcctacaatggaacgaccagggggagatgctctccgagttcatcatgacgactaagaccatctatgggaactcgcaattccagaagccctcctctctacgctggacgtgggaatcacccggtggagggtaccgtaatggaATAGACCaaatcatcgtcaataaaagattctgcctgacggacgtcgctgttgtaccaaagttctatacgggatcggatcatcgcctcctccgaggaagattttctttcacaaggagagcagagaaagccgccaagttcagagggagaaatcccagaactgtcatcaactgggatctcttcgctacgttagccggcttttgggaagattccgcaatggacaacatcgacgaggaatatgaccggctcgttgaacaccttcacgactgcgcgaagaaggctgagagttctaaaaccaccaagagacgcctgtatcttgaaactcttgagctgatacgccagcgtggagcagcacgagccgcagggaaccaagaactcacgtccgtgctcgcaaggctttgcagagaggcgataaaggaagaccttaaagagagaagagcagaagtactggctgaagctgcagaggcgaggaaaagcatccgctatgcccgtcgagacttcaccagtcgcaagacaaggatgactgctctccggaacccgaacaaccattgcatcgagaagggggatggagaaaatcatctacgacttctactccgatctcttcgacagccatgttcacttgcctcctcaccatctgagggaagatggacaagtcattccagaggttctcccgtccgaaatacgacatgctatcatgtcggtaagaaatcgtacggcacccggtcccgacagaataagaccagaacaactgaagaaccttccgccagcactcatcaacaccctggcgaagctctttacacgttacctgtcggaatgcaaggttcctaa
- a CDS encoding hypothetical protein (NECATOR_CHRIV.G14873.T2) codes for MNDPDIKVLQDEIKAMGDEIRSLKTEKADPALIKAKIAAMIEKKKLLGDGQTDQGKFVLKTAKGTRDYGPKSMAVRESVLKIVTDAFKRHGAETIDTPVFELKDVLMGKYGEEGGKLVYDLQDQGGELLSLRYDLTVPFARYLAMNKISNIKRYHIAKVYRRDQPVMTRGRYREFYQCDFDIAGQYDLMIPEAECLKIVDEVLSKLEIGEFYVKLNHRYILEGMFAACGAGSDHFKTVCSSIDKLDKQPWNEIEEELIKEKGLSGDNTEKLGNFVRLREFNPSMGNIELLDKLIGFEELAKNERFKKGIEELKILVNYCALFGVGSIRFDPSLARGLDYYTGAIYEAVVPKALEGVDLEANGEEQKGLPVGVGSVAAGGRYDELVGNFIGTTGPKGKEKRQDVPCVGVSFGIERLFAIMEAKMQMEQMQVRTTETEVFIASAQKNLLQERMKLCRQLWDEGFKVEMAYKANPKLLTQLQYCEDRFIPLVLIIGERELQEGVVKLRNVKTREEQDVPLTELTSIIRSALALI; via the exons ATGAACGATCCCGACATAAAAGTTTTACAAGACGAGATCAAGGCGATGGGTGATGAAATTAGGTCTTTGAAGACGGAGAAGGCCGATCCTGCCTTG ATCAAGGCGAAAATTGCTGCTATGatagagaagaagaaacttcTTGGTGATGGTCAAACAGATCAAGGGAAATTTGTACTGAAAACCGCCAAAG GGACGCGAGACTATGGTCCTAAATCAATGGCTGTTAGAGAATCTGTGCTTAAAATCGTTAcggatgcctttaagcgacaTGGTGCAGAAACAATTGATACACCAGTTTTCGAGCTAAAGGAT GTTTTGATGGGAAAGTATGGTGAGGAAGGCGGTAAGCTCGTTTACGATTTACAAGATCAAGGAGGCGAACTATTGTCATTGCGATATGATCTAACG GTTCCGTTTGCTCGATACTTAGCTATGAATAAGATATCAAACATCAAGAGGTATCACATTGCGAAGGTTTATCGTAGAGATCAGCCGGTCATGACAAGAGGACGATACAGGGAGTTCTACCAGTGT gatttcgaTATCGCGGGACAGTATGATTTGATGATTCCCGAGGCAGAGTGTTTAAAAATAGTTGACGAAGTTCTTTCGAAACTCGAAATTGGCGAATTTTATGTCAAG TTGAACCATCGTTATATTCTCGAAGGAATGTTCGCCGCGTGTGGAGCAGGATCAGATCACTTCAAAACTGTTTGTTCATCCATAGACAAATTGGACAAGCAACCATGGAACGAG ATAGAAGAAGAGTTGATTAAAGAGAAAGGATTATCAGGGGATAATAcagaaaaactaggaaatttTGTCAGGTTAAGAG AATTCAATCCTTCTATGGGTAATATTGAGCTTTTGGATAAATTGATAGGGTTCGAAGAGCTTGCGAAAAATGAGCGTTTCAAGAAAGGTATTGAAGAACTGAAG ATTCTCGTGAATTATTGTGCACTTTTTGGTGTGGGATCCATAAGATTTGACCCTTCCCTAGCCAGAGGACTGGATTACTATACTGGTGCTATTTACGAAGCTGTTGTTCCGA AAGCTCTGGAAGGTGTTGATCTAGAAGCAAATGGCGAGGAGCAGAAAGGTTTGCCTGTGGGTGTTGGATCGGTTGCCGCAGGAGGAAG GTACGATGAACTGGTTGGTAACTTTATAGGAACCACAGGTCCtaagggaaaagaaaagcgGCAAGATGTGCCTTGTGTAGGAGTTTCCTTTGGAATAGAGCGATTGTTTGCTATAATGGAGGCGAAAATGCAG ATGGAGCAGATGCAAGTGCGCACTACTGAGACTGAAGTGTTCATTGCCTCTGCGCAGAAGAACCTTTTACAAGAGCGAATGAAGCTTTGTAGACAACTTTGGGATGAGGGGTTCAAG GTAGAAATGGCATATAAAGCTAATCCGAAGTTGCTAACTCAATTGCAGTACTGCGAAGATCGTTTCATTCCATTAGTACTGATAATTGGTGAGCGCGAATTACAGGAAGGTGTTGTTAAACTACGAAACGTAAAGACAAGAGAAGAACAG GATGTACCTCTTACTGAATTGACATCCATAATTCGATCTGCTCTTGCTCTTATTTGA
- a CDS encoding hypothetical protein (NECATOR_CHRIV.G14873.T3) — protein MSMSKSSYTQYNRKNWEDADFPILCQTCLGSNPYLRMMKDKFGKECKICERPFTNFRWQPGKGARYKNTELCQTCAKVKNVCQTCMFDLEYGLPVQVRDAALQIADNIPRQGANRDFYLQNVERALANTDGTTPIGALANVGESSGTEMLKRLARTAPYYKRNAPHICSFYVKGECKRGEECPYRHEKPSDPDDPLSTQNIRDRYYGSNDPVAEKIMNRAKAMPALEPPADTTITTLYVGNLGPAGQITQKDLNDYFYQFGDIRSLRLLDAKSCAFIQFTTREACEMAAERSFNKLFLKGRRLVIRWGQPQAQKSAEERPINPVPSLPNPCPVPDDLTPSSSKRQRLDPLNIPLPPVPPTFAPTKLVVPPSRPTTSASLPTTGDETSNSNCTGGIYYPSQDPQRLGAKGDVIDD, from the exons ATGTCGATGTCAAAGTCGTCATACACGCAGTACAACAGGAAGAACTGGGAAGATGCtgattttcctattttatgtCAAACATGCCTCGGGAGTAATCCATACTTGAGAATG atgaaagACAAATTTGGCAAGGAATGCAAGATCTGCGAGCGTCCTTTCACTAACTTCCGTTGGCAGCCGGGAAAGGGAGCACGttataaaaatactgaattgTGTCAGACGTGTgctaaagtgaaaaatgtttgCCAAACATGCATGTTCGATTTGGAGTACG GACTTCCTGTACAAGTGCGTGACGCTGCTCTTCAAATTGCGGATAACATTCCTCGTCAAGGAGCGAACAGAGACTTCTACCTTCAGAATGTGGAACG TGCTCTTGCCAACACCGATGGAACAACACCTATCGGAGCACTGGCAAATGTTGGTGAATCGTCAGGGACCGAGATGTTGAAGCGGTTGGCCCGCACTGCTCCTTATTACAAAAGGAATGCTCCACATATTTGTTCATTCTATGTGAAAGGCGAATGTAAAAGAGGTGAAGAATGTCCATATCG GCACGAAAAGCCGTCAGATCCAGATGACCCGTTGTCTACACAAAACATCAGGGATAGATACTACGGAAGTAATGACCCAGTTGCTGAGAAGATTATGAACAGAGCGAAA GCTATGCCAGCATTGGAACCACCTGCTGACACCACCATCACGACACTTTACGTTGGAAATCTCGGACCTGCTGGACAAATTACGCAAAAAGACCTAAA CGACTATTTCTACCAATTTGGTGATATCCGCAGTCTGAGGTTGCTGGATGCGAAGTCCTGTGCCTTCATACAATTCACAACAAGAGAAGCTTGCGAAATGGCTGCGGAAAGATCGTTCAACAAACTGTTTTTGaag GGTCGCCGCCTTGTAATACGCTGGGGACAACCGCAGGCACAGAAATCTGCCGAAGAGCGTCCTATCAATCCGGTACCATCGCTTCCAAATC CTTGCCCTGTACCCGACGACTTGACTCCGTCCAGTTCAAAACGCCAAAGGCTGGATCCACTGAATATACCTCTGCCACCTGTCCCACCAACGTTTGCGCCAACAAAACTAGTGGTACCACCATCCCGTCCAACGACGA GTGCATCGTTGCCAACAACAGGAGATGAGACGAGCAACTCCAACTGCACTGGAGGTATTTACTATCCGAGCCAAGATCCTCAAAGACTCGGCGCCAAAGGAGATGTCATCGACGACTAA
- a CDS encoding hypothetical protein (NECATOR_CHRIV.G14871.T1) — MAKNIDSFEQRTTRIGRLRMRRCGPTPALTIFVAYAPTSSYDEEEVKAFYMDLEKFYREDHAFYKVIIGDFNAKVGPRRTPEELHIGTHGLQWNDQGEMLSEFIMTTKTIYGNSQFQKPSSLRWTWESPGGGYRNGIDQIIVNKRFCLTDVAVVPKFYTGSDHRLLRGRFSFTRRAEKAAKFRGRNPRTVINWDLFATLAGFWEDSAMDNIDEEYDRLVEHLHDCAKKAESSKTTKRRLYLETLELIRQRGAARAAGNQELTSVLARLCREAIKEDLKERRAEVLAEAAEARKSIRYARRDFTSRKTRMTALRNPNNHCIEKGDGENHLRLLLRSLRQPCSLASSPSEGRWTSHSRGSPVRNTTCYHVGKKSYGTRSRQNKTRTTEEPSASTHQHPGEALYTLPVGMQGS; from the coding sequence atggcaaagaacatcgactcctTCGAACAAcgtacgacccgaatcggacgtctgcggatgagaagatgtggtccaacaccagctttgactatcttcgtcgcttacgctccaacatcaagctacgatgaagaagaagtcaaagctttctatatggacctggagaagttctaccgagaagatcatgccttctacaaggtcataattggcgatttcaacgccaaagttggcccaagaagaacgccggaggaacttcacatcgggacacacggcctacaatggaacgaccagggggagatgctctccgagttcatcatgacgactaagaccatctatgggaactcgcaattccagaagccctcctctctacgctggacgtgggaatcacccggtggagggtaccgtaatggaATAGACCaaatcatcgtcaataaaagattctgcctgacggacgtcgctgttgtaccaaagttctatacgggatcggatcatcgcctcctccgaggaagattttctttcacaaggagagcagagaaagccgccaagttcagagggagaaatcccagaactgtcatcaactgggatctcttcgctacgttagccggcttttgggaagattccgcaatggacaacatcgacgaggaatatgaccggctcgttgaacaccttcacgactgcgcgaagaaggctgagagttctaaaaccaccaagagacgcctgtatcttgaaactcttgagctgatacgccagcgtggagcagcacgagccgcagggaaccaagaactcacgtccgtgctcgcaaggctttgcagagaggcgataaaggaagaccttaaagagagaagagcagaagtactggctgaagctgcagaggcgaggaaaagcatccgctatgcccgtcgagacttcaccagtcgcaagacaaggatgactgctctccggaacccgaacaaccattgcatcgagaagggggatggagaaaatcatctacgacttctactccgatctcttcgacagccatgttcacttgcctcctcaccatctgagggaagatggacaagtcattccagaggttctcccgtccgaaatacgacatgctatcatgtcggtaagaaatcgtacggcacccggtcccgacagaataagaccagaacaactgaagaaccttccgccagcactcatcaacaccctggcgaagctctttacacgttacctgtcggaatgcaaggttcctaa